Proteins from a single region of Nomia melanderi isolate GNS246 chromosome 9, iyNomMela1, whole genome shotgun sequence:
- the Ppt1 gene encoding palmitoyl-protein thioesterase 1, translated as MIFLGKYIFILPLVICMCNVNDVYCYTPVVLWHGMGDSCCFPFSLGAIKKLIEEKLPGVYVYSIRLGNNVVEDVEYGYYGNINEQVSEVCKLLSENKYLQNGYNAIGFSQGAQFLRAVIQRCPNPPVRNFISLGGQHQGVFGLPNCANINHKMCKHLTHVIKFGAYLRFVQEKFIQATYWHDPYQEEEYKEKSIFLSDINNELHINQTYIDNLQKLQSMVLVKFANDTIVQPQETEWFGFYAPGQEEIIQTLEETDLYREDRLGLKALHNSGKLHFLSVPGNHLQFTESWFVSNVIKMYLSQRNYDVIFNVISL; from the exons ATGATTTTTttgggaaaatatatttttatattacctcTTGTCATATGCATGTGCAATGTTAATGATGTTTACTGCTATACTCCAGTTGTGCTATGGCATGGAATGG gaGACAGTTGTTGCTTCCCATTTAGTTTGGGAgcaataaaaaaactaatagaaGAAAAATTGCCTGGTGTGTATGTTTATTCCATTCGTTTAGGAAATAATGTAGTAGAG GATGTGGAATATGGTTATTATGGAAACATTAATGAACAAGTGTCAGAAGTTTGTAAACTTctatcagaaaataaatatttacagaatgGTTATAATGCTATTGGATTTTCACAGGGTGCCCAATTCTT GAGAGCTGTTATACAGAGATGTCCTAATCCACCagttagaaatttcatttctttgggTGGTCAGCATCAAGGTGTTTTTGGATTGCCAAACTGTGCCAATATAAATCACAAGATGTGTAAGCATCTGACTCATGTGATTAAATTTGGAGCATACTTAAG GTTTGTTCAGGAAAAATTTATTCAGGCCACATACTGGCATGATCCGTATCAAGAAGAAGAATATAAGGAAAAGAGCATATTCCTGTCTGACATTAACAATGAACTTCATATTAATCAG ACCTACATAGATAATCTCCAGAAACTACAGTCAATGGTGTTAGTGAAATTTGCTAATGATACTATAGTTCAGCCACAAGAAACTGAATGGTTTGGATTTTATGCGCCAGGACAAGAAGAGATCATTCAGACTCTCGAAGAAACTGATTTGTATCGCGAG GATCGATTAGGATTGAAAGCGTTACATAATTCAGGAAAACTTCACTTTCTCTCTGTTCCTGGAAATCATTTACAATTCACAGAGAGCTGGTTCGTCAGTAACgtgataaaaatgtatttgtcACAAAGAAACTATGAcgttatatttaatgttatatcttTGTAG